One Pagrus major chromosome 15, Pma_NU_1.0 DNA window includes the following coding sequences:
- the LOC141008920 gene encoding uncharacterized protein isoform X2: MGQLFSSEEELSQVKDAIGSFLYDAMLEGGAVPDLRVVHPLLLANHGGSFDSRAGLQQQLQQLQGDIGKKAPTYLRDLIGRLSTFSDEPRVAGLVGLVVSMVVDMAYTSSRQSSDVKGKSAGSSSSQRVLELQELMEEYLKRFRINLTDKSKLIQDSIRLEAQVSLTLTQLKTCLLGGDCDSRSLRHWASGAAFNAQMLVHLAALEGKAEPFSARAALQQYKEDLAQIIPAYRRYKSNTVCVLKCRGSLLASCDPTGEAPDEGSMTGLTVTDRETGKSVTIPLSTIETETGRRLSGPDATTAPESSSVNLDLITSDQYAQAYLDHLFSDKGPVAKLENYFVLAGENLGTLRTECKNKTGVRNVTEESDGELRVDTGKDDKQVKTEMRGGREEAEESERRDERLKLSIVETQPDGSLDQNLNSAASTRQP; the protein is encoded by the exons ATGGGCCAGCTGTTCTCATCAGAGGAGGAGCTCTCTCAAGTGAAGGATGCAATTGGTTCCTTCCTCTACGACGCCATGTTGGAAGGCGGCGCCGTGCCCGACCTCCGGGTCgtccaccctctcctcctcgccAATCACGGCGGGAGCTTTGACTCCCGGGCCGGCCTCCAGCAGCAACTGCAACAG CTGCAGGGCGACATCGGGAAGAAGGCGCCCACCTACCTGAGGGATCTAATTGGCCGATTGTCGACCTTCTCAGATGAGCCCCGAGTGGCCGGCCTGGTGGGATTAGTGGTTAGTATGGTGGTGGATATGGCCTATACATCATCAAGACAGTCATCAGATGTGAAAGGGAAGTCAGCGGGATCTTCATCAAGCCAG AGAGTCTTGGAACTCCAGGAGTTGATGGAGGAGTACCTGAAGCGCTTCAGGATCAACCTGACCGACAAAAGCAAGCTGATCCAGGACTCCATCAGACTTGAGGCCCAGGTCAGCCTCACCCTCACTCAGCTGAAAACATGTCTGCTCGGGGGAGACTGTGACTCCAG GTCTCTGAGGCACTGGGCCAGCGGAGCAGCATTTAACGCCCAGATGTTGGTTCACCTGGCTGCTCTCGAGGGTAAGGCTGAGCCCTTTTCTGCCAGGGCAGCACTGCAGCAATACAAGGAGGACCTCGCACAGATCATACCTGCCTACAG GCGTTATAAATCTAATACAGTGTGTGTCTTGAAATGTCGAGGGAGTCTTCTGGCATCATGTGACCCCACCGGCGAGGCGCCAGATGAGGGATCCATGACCGGACTAACTGTGAccgacagagagacaggaaagagtGTGACCATCCCTCTATCCACCattgagacagagacag GGAGAAGACTCTCAGGGCCTGATGCCACCACTGCACCTGAGTCCTCCTCCGTTAACCTGGACCTGATCACCTCAGATCAGTACGCCCAGGCATACCTGGACCATTTGTTCTCTGATAAGGGACCCGTAGCAAAGCTGGAGAACTACTTTGTCTTGGCTGGTGAGAATCTGGGAACGCTGAGGactgaatgtaaaaacaagacagGGGTGAGAAATGTGACAGAAGAAAGTGATGGAGAACTCCGAGTGGACACGGGAAAAGATGATAAACAGGTCAAGACTGAAATGAGAGGAGGAcgagaggaggcggaggagagcGAGCGGAGAGATGAACGTTTGAAATTGAGTATTGTGGAGACGCAGCCGGATGGGAGCCTCGATCAAAATCTCAACAGTGCAGCAAGTACACGACAGCCATGA
- the LOC141008920 gene encoding uncharacterized protein isoform X1 — MGQLFSSEEELSQVKDAIGSFLYDAMLEGGAVPDLRVVHPLLLANHGGSFDSRAGLQQQLQQLQGDIGKKAPTYLRDLIGRLSTFSDEPRVAGLVGLVVSMVVDMAYTSSRQSSDVKGKSAGSSSSQQRVLELQELMEEYLKRFRINLTDKSKLIQDSIRLEAQVSLTLTQLKTCLLGGDCDSRSLRHWASGAAFNAQMLVHLAALEGKAEPFSARAALQQYKEDLAQIIPAYRRYKSNTVCVLKCRGSLLASCDPTGEAPDEGSMTGLTVTDRETGKSVTIPLSTIETETGRRLSGPDATTAPESSSVNLDLITSDQYAQAYLDHLFSDKGPVAKLENYFVLAGENLGTLRTECKNKTGVRNVTEESDGELRVDTGKDDKQVKTEMRGGREEAEESERRDERLKLSIVETQPDGSLDQNLNSAASTRQP, encoded by the exons ATGGGCCAGCTGTTCTCATCAGAGGAGGAGCTCTCTCAAGTGAAGGATGCAATTGGTTCCTTCCTCTACGACGCCATGTTGGAAGGCGGCGCCGTGCCCGACCTCCGGGTCgtccaccctctcctcctcgccAATCACGGCGGGAGCTTTGACTCCCGGGCCGGCCTCCAGCAGCAACTGCAACAG CTGCAGGGCGACATCGGGAAGAAGGCGCCCACCTACCTGAGGGATCTAATTGGCCGATTGTCGACCTTCTCAGATGAGCCCCGAGTGGCCGGCCTGGTGGGATTAGTGGTTAGTATGGTGGTGGATATGGCCTATACATCATCAAGACAGTCATCAGATGTGAAAGGGAAGTCAGCGGGATCTTCATCAAGCCAG CAGAGAGTCTTGGAACTCCAGGAGTTGATGGAGGAGTACCTGAAGCGCTTCAGGATCAACCTGACCGACAAAAGCAAGCTGATCCAGGACTCCATCAGACTTGAGGCCCAGGTCAGCCTCACCCTCACTCAGCTGAAAACATGTCTGCTCGGGGGAGACTGTGACTCCAG GTCTCTGAGGCACTGGGCCAGCGGAGCAGCATTTAACGCCCAGATGTTGGTTCACCTGGCTGCTCTCGAGGGTAAGGCTGAGCCCTTTTCTGCCAGGGCAGCACTGCAGCAATACAAGGAGGACCTCGCACAGATCATACCTGCCTACAG GCGTTATAAATCTAATACAGTGTGTGTCTTGAAATGTCGAGGGAGTCTTCTGGCATCATGTGACCCCACCGGCGAGGCGCCAGATGAGGGATCCATGACCGGACTAACTGTGAccgacagagagacaggaaagagtGTGACCATCCCTCTATCCACCattgagacagagacag GGAGAAGACTCTCAGGGCCTGATGCCACCACTGCACCTGAGTCCTCCTCCGTTAACCTGGACCTGATCACCTCAGATCAGTACGCCCAGGCATACCTGGACCATTTGTTCTCTGATAAGGGACCCGTAGCAAAGCTGGAGAACTACTTTGTCTTGGCTGGTGAGAATCTGGGAACGCTGAGGactgaatgtaaaaacaagacagGGGTGAGAAATGTGACAGAAGAAAGTGATGGAGAACTCCGAGTGGACACGGGAAAAGATGATAAACAGGTCAAGACTGAAATGAGAGGAGGAcgagaggaggcggaggagagcGAGCGGAGAGATGAACGTTTGAAATTGAGTATTGTGGAGACGCAGCCGGATGGGAGCCTCGATCAAAATCTCAACAGTGCAGCAAGTACACGACAGCCATGA